The sequence tttgcaattagccttcgggcatgagtttgcaataaagattattattattataaagcTAGGTGAAGGCCAGGTGAAcattattagacataaatcatgcaaagcaGTTTGTGTTTTGCTGTCATTTTAGACATACCTGTACGTTTTTGCATGATAAAGTCATAAATATAGTCAAGAGAGAAGCAGCTTCGTGTCGCAGCTTCAGTGAGATTCCCGCTGAAGGACCCGTGGCTGTGTGGATGACCTGCCTCCTCGCGGCCAGCCATGTGACTATGGCTTACGTCACCCTTCGTCACCTTACGTCACCCTTGTTGGTCGGTCAAGGATGCAAGCGAAGGACGCATTGTACGTAACACTCTTCCCCACTTCTTCAGCATGGCTAGAAATTTAGCaacatacacattgtacatgttgatAAAGCATGCGGCAAAAAATCTCCATGAAAGTTGGTGTGGTATAAAGGGATTTCTTCCTGGATTCCGTGCGCGAATCAAGCTATCTTTGAAAACTGACCGTTAACGTTCAGAGTGAGTCAGCTCTATATAAGGGATATGACTGATTATACATCTTTAGGTTTGCACATTTATATAGCAAATTTGTTTTGGATATTTTTACCGTACAATTTACGCATGGGGAACAGTGTACATCCGCCAGCAAGTCGCCGCTAAGTGTAGTTATCACAATTCTAAACAAATCTTCCCATGCCTTTATAACAGTTACTACCATAGTTACAATACGTACAGCATTGAATCCGATCTATTCAACATTTACCCACATTGATATGAGGTTCCAGAATAGAACATGATATTTGACGTGTTTTCTTTTACTAAACgcttatcattattatcatcaaaTGCATATGCCTTCATGAGAACTGGCCACCTGTCGTCCTAACCTTACCTACTGCTTACCTGGTCCGTATATATAAATACACGGACGTGACACGAGGTCACTCCCACAGACCTATCTGCCGACCCGAACTCACCATGCGCGTTTTCGTCTTCCTCGCTCTTGTCTGTTACGCTGGTTAGTGCCATTACACCCGTCTAGTATGTTATTGTCGCAGAGTGAGATGTTTAGAGTGTTGTAGCCATCGGCTTGTTTCCTTGTTCGGAAACAGGATATCGATAACTTATGGATTTTCGTGTTTCTATGTTTTACCCATTCGGCTGTGAAGGAGACACAGTCAGGGCTGCCAAACTCAGACGTTAGACTATATTAGACGTAATTCATACCATATGCTACTGATGTGcaaatatgtacataatattgTTTAATGGACAGCTTCGTAACAAATGACAACGGCTTGATGCCATCACAGTATATATACACAGGTATGATAGGACGTCatttgtacaatttgtatattacagtagaagccagtcaaTTGCACAACGTATAACCGCACGGAATCtccaaatcccgtggtggttCGGTCCAGTTGATAACTTAGCTTTGTTGCatcatccggataattgcacaaaatacgctggcaaatggggtgtgcaattaaacggcttctgtTGTATATAGAAACGCTCTACTCCGTTTAAAATGATTAGAATATCATTAATGGGTATGACATCATGAGTCAATCTGGTATGGGTGATTGGGGATGTCACCTACATTGAGCGGTGTCATTCGAAATTGCAGTTTGGTATAACTAACCCTAGCACGGCTGTTTTTGGATCGTAGCTGACAAGGCATTGTTTTCGCGGAATACTCGACACAGCTATATTCGCACGTGTTGACGGTTAGCGTTGGCAAGGAGGTTCAAATGTAATATGTGTAGATATATACTATACATTTATGTCATGAAGTCTACCCGAGGTGTGATGAAGAAGAAAACTTCTGGTGCATATCACGGTTTGGAATGAATGTTTTCTCAGGCGGATgaaagtatgacataaaaagatTATAACATGGCCGTTACGAGTTGGGCCAGGGTGTTACGGAATACATCGTCTTGTGCAATGCATCTATTGCATCAGTCCCGATCCCATAACCCCGCCCACCTTtgtcaaaacgtagaaattCCAAAGACAATTAtagaaatgtaaatatttgatatAGCGCCCTCTCATTGCTCTATTAAATTGACAtgcatgctatcattggttgagctGATAATTATGATAGACAGTCGGGATCGGTCTATTTTAAACCCACTGCACTTACCGAAATTAGTAGGGGTCCTTCCGGAGTGAATGGTTCAAAAACCTACAGTCATTTGGCCGCATATGGGGCAATTgatgtcgtattgaggtcacctaaggccgaatggcagccgctccagaaCCTTACGATTTAACCCCGCCTATTGCAAACTCGACTCCTCACAACTCAGCCCCTGGTTGCGAAGAGTCGGCCTACCCAGTAACAGAAGTTACACCTTGTTTTCTCAGCGGCGCAGCAGTGCGGGCGGTCCTACTATGCTCCGAAGCAGTACGTTGACCGCATCATCGGCGGGACGGAGGCGAACCCGGGCAGCTGGCCCTGGATGGTGTCTCTTCAGGACAACGGCTTCCCCTTCTGCGGAGGGACCCTCATCAACAGAGAATGGGTTCTCAGCGCCGCTCACTGCAGGATCAAGTACACTTGTAGTTATCACTACTGTTACGCACACGCAATTCATTTCTATCACTCATTATGTATATATTAAAGAATTACGCCAGGTGACCGgttataagccctttcacactagttaccacgcacgcgcgggtgaaaggaactctgggtaatatgtcagagttgaagcccccccccccctccagaaaatcaacattccgcaattttgcaggcgccattacgttccggatattgttacacaaatcaaaacaatggtagagACGAGACTGTTAACGCCCACAGtggacatattacccagagttcctttcgCCCACGCGTGCGTGGTAACTAGTGAGAAAGGGCTTATTTGGAAcacgattcgacagatgagcaggtagacaggcatttacctgtttgcctgacctgcacatgactttttatggtaaaagaggggtgtgcaattcctgctccaccctctcgtctactagagcactaagtctcacagaactgtatgacacgtgttagacggcttcagcagatgcagctttgttattcggagtatccgtctcctatgAGGACTTCCGagcaaggatgtaaggggttcctcctacccccgactcgtgtgccatggcgggtgcgtcatgcccgaacatgcccctaaggcctgtctcggccacaaagcccgccaaggccactagccgcagctagatactcatttacacctgagttaagtgaggaaagtcgtgtaaagtgcctttcccaagggcacaagatcggtcacacggcagccggattcgaaccctcaacctctcggtctcgagccgattatgctgccactgcgccacgcggtcccacgatGACAATACAGTGCAATAGGAAAGCGGGCATTGATAGCCTACCACTCTCTTAACTTGAAGGTTCATTTCTTATTGAAATAACATGTGAAAAACGTTTACCTGTATTGGTAGAAATCACAGTTGAGTTGTGCTGTAATTTCCGGgtaaaaaattggacttacccaaattttcgactccAGGAATGAGCAATcgtttctgtgacgtcacattatcCAGATCGAACACGTGACTAGGTGAGCAGTTGGTCATAACTTGTAGAAAGTGTATGGTACTCCCCAGAGCATTACTAGTACATCACATATGATGCTATATATGGCTAATTAATCCAACAATATGGCGGGCTCTGAATGACGTCATAACCTTGTGACTACAAACGCCCACGCGTTGAATCATATCAGAGTCTAGAAATGCAATTATCAGATGATTTGGATGACATTGTTCTCTTCTTGCCGGTAGTGCCCGCCGACTGATCGTTATTGCTGGAGACCATAACCTAGCTACCAACGAGGGGACCGAACAGGCCATCAGAGCAGAGCGGGTTATTGCACATCCAGGTAGGACTCGGGTAttgcctactctccaagcagagtctTGTCTCAGGCTGTTTTTGGTTCGTTTTTAGGCCCTTTAGTCGGGCATTCGATTTTACACCGTTTTCTTCATAGCTGTACAAAATATAGAGCCCTggaaaaatgcctaaaaacacGTTAAAACAACCGGGGCCGaaactctgcttggacagtagatATTGTCTTCGTGTACggagattttgttttctttgtgtctgtgttcaCGTGTTTTTTGTACGTTCGTATCTGAATACACTGtcacaagagtggcagaaagtGATTGGTTCATGATGTTACCGTAAAGGTCAGGTTTACGGGAGTAACAGGAAGTTAAGCTCTGGGGTGGTAGAATCGGTCGTTTATCAGcctgacagacattccaggtcatggggtcaatggaagaggccaCTAGTCAATCAGAGGTATGGTGTTAAGTCTGCCTGTCTGCGTTCTCGTAGTTGTATATTTTCCAGATTCCATATCACAAAGTGacaggagtgacaggaagtgatcaatgAACACATATATTGTTAATCAAAATCTTATGTGCTTGATTAATGAAACACGCAAGAAAATGAACAGTGTAAGGTTCTGTCAAACATGGTCATGTCATGCAACAGAacctaatactagtagttgttgTTCCGAAgtatgttttgtcttcttgAGCAGACTACCATGTCTTCTATGATGATCCCATTGTTTAGATTATAACCCCCACACTCTTGACAACGACATCATGCTCATCAAGCTCAGCACTCCCGCGACTATCAACTCACGGGTCAGCCCAGCATGTCTACCGGGACAGGGCCAGCATGTTTCCGACGGGACCCGTGTCACCATCACGGGCTGGGGAAACACTCTTACCAGTGGATGTAAGTACCAGTATCTTAGGACATAGTTTGTGTGCTGGGAGGAATGCTTTCAATACACCACACGGCCAGTGTTCACATCGTTATTGGCACGGGCATCCTTTTTTTTAACCGAGTGAAAGACAGAATGTTTCGACTCCAGAATATTTCAGATGTTCCGTTGTTTGTTGTCCTGTCATTTCTGTTTGTAGACTCACTAATGACCTACGCCGGTAAAAGAAGAATCCTGAGTTGCACAGCATCGGTTATGGCTGTaatacagacatgtacatttagTAGTATTTTCAGCTTCTCGTGTTTGACATTGTCACTTACCGCCTATTCTGATCCCACTGCCAGCCAACTACCCGAACGAGCTTTACCAGGTCACGGTGCCCACCATCGCCACCTCCACATGTAACGCGGCGGACTCGTACGCTGGTGAGGTGACCAACAACATGTTCTGTGCCGGCTTCATGAATGGCGGAAAGGATTCCTGCCAGGTAACTGCATCCACCATataatttcttcttcttcgccaATAAGTTTATGTTTTAGGTAacgtttgtatgtatatatctatgtatgtgtgtttttgtgtagaagaacagcataacttgagaatgcATGGGTGGGTTGTATTGATATATGGTATGCGGGTAGGTCTttatgagacctggaaacgattagattttcgGCCACCTATCGGCTtgtaacggtactgcagcgaagcTTCCGGTTTGATAGTCAAGTTCTGTACATGctttggtcttgatttttgagtggtaggtaGCTCTTGGGATCTGTTATTTGGATGGGGGAGATGGTCAactaatatgatttatgcaaatggagACTTTACTTGCATGCTTAGAGACAAACTCACATAATACATCAGTTGCAAAGGTtgaaatcatttggcgaagatatgaggtcgtggaacccGTTGTTTTATTTTAGACTTTACCAAACCcactcttgtttcttgtttatttttaaaCCACGTACTGGATAGATAGAGTCAAGAACCCATTGAGTGCACGAAACACCATGCACTTTCTATGCAAATACTGTCACAGGGTGCAATACTACAAAGTGTTACCAAATGTTGTATTGGTTCTCTTTCAGAAATTCAGTTATGTGTACAATGGCCAATAATTATATAAACCTTACCAAGACAACACTCACTACAAAAATGCGCACCAACATTTCACACACGTTTTCTAGTAAAGTACTGATTTGCACCAAGTACTGATTTGCATCGATATCTAAAATCAGCACCTGATGAtggtaagaaaagaaaatatcgTGACGACCATCGTGACAAAGAACTTGCTAATGGAACATCCATTGTATAGAATCTTTATCtaccgtaatctccaagcagatcctacggtagcataagatagtagcaAAAGCTGCCAATggagccggcctaggagtgtacAATGGCAACCGGAGCACAGCCCTAGACCGGCTACACCCATTTgccatcttatgctaccgtaggatctgcttggagataaatcTACCGTACTGATGAGAGATTGGCCCATGTTTGTGTGTAGGGAGACAGCGGCGGCCCCGTGGTGAATTCCGGTACGGTGTACGGCGTGGTGAGCTGGGGCTACGGCTGTGCTCAGGAAGGCTACCCGGGCGTCTACGTTAAGGTCGCCAATTACGTCAACTGGATCAACGGTTACGTCAGTGGACAGTCCACTTTCGGCAACGGCAACGGGCGACCATGATAAGATGGCACCACCAGTAGGCGTCAGGGTGACCCCAACCGGACCGTCAAATCTATTGTCCATTGAAAAATAAAGCTACCgatattcattaattcatttctttctttctttcttgacaataatacaactcattacacgggtCAGCCTAGGCAGTTCGCGCTGGTAACGGTAACGGCTGACCCACAAAACTACAGATGGACATACACATGTTTTCATACTGTCATATTTTCCTATTTGGCTTACGATATACCATCTTGGTTAGTTTACTTTTAAACCAAGCCTTAAGATAAAGACATGAAATGGTTATTAGGTTCGCCTATACATACCTGTGAATTGTACATCTCTGCGATAAAATATTGACGTTTCATCGTACCGCGCGAGTTTCTTCCATCTCCAGGACTTCATAGTCAAAGTCAAGTTTCTCCCCCCTTGTTTGAGAGGGTAGCGTTCCTGTGGACTTCCTGGTCCCTGATAACTGTGAAAGTTGATCTCTATATTTCCCGGCACAACAGTTATTATTACCAAGGATGAGGAAGCACACAGCGTTCATGGCTGAGTTGGATAGACCTAAGCACAGAAGGAAAGGGTGTACGACGGCTGCGGTTAAAGCGCTTTCCCTCCTAGTTTCCTCGTAGAAGTCGAACCAAATGATAAGAAGAAAGTACGGTAGCCAGGAGAACGCAAAGATGACTGTCAAAGCTGTGAATACTTTAACAGCGCGTCTTCTGTGCATCAATATCTTAGTAACAATGACGTCGTTGTTCCTACTGGCGGTGCTGTCGGCAGACCTTCCATAGAGCGCTGCTGCACCATGCCACAGAGTTTTACCGATTTTTGTGTAGGCTAGTGCCATGATTGAGAATGGAAGAACGAAAAGTATCACAAATAGCGTCACGTCATATGCCTTCTTCCATTCCGCTCCGGGCCACATCTCCCTACAAAACACCACATGAATTCCGAACTCAAACGTTTGTTCGGTAACTTCACTGAAGATCGCTAGAGGTAGCATGATGAGCATGGACGCTACCCAGAGACAAGGAATTACAATTTTTATCCGCAAGCTCGGCGAAACCGACATGGCGCGTAGAGGGCTGCATATGACGAGGTAGCGATCTAAGCTTACGGCGGTTAGAGTTAACACACTTGTGCACACGGACACAGCCTGGACGTAGGGCAGAATCTTGCACATGACCGGTCCGTACACGTAGCTGCGGTACACCTCCATCCCAGCGTTAACAGGGACGCACAGAGTGATGACCAGAAGGTCACAAACGCACAGGTTCACCATGAACGCGTTGGCCACCCTGTCCATAGGGCTGCGTCGGAATATCGCCAGTAGGACCGAAACATTGGCGACAAGTCCGATCAGGAACACCACGACATTGAGAAACAAGAGCACGATGCCGGTGGGTTCACTGTAAGTGTACAGCACACTCTGTCTCAGCCGCTCGATCTCTTCTGTCGATAGGTTGAAACTTGGTGCCATCGCTGTACCTAACACTAGACAGGTGGGGAAAGGGTTTGGGCACTGCCACAACTCAATTCGACATCCAAAAGCGTTCTGACAGCAGACAAATATGTCCCACGCAGACGGTATCACCTAGAAGATGTGTGAGAACATCGTAGTCCAGGTAGAAGTCATTCCACTGTCTCATGAGACCGGCGGTAGCGCTTTCATGGCAGCGTCGGGGTTGTTGTAATCGCCAGATGATACCTTGGGTCATATGATATAGCCAAATGCGCGCGCCATTCCCTTATTCACTGACACGTATCTGTCCTTATCGCATATAGAATAAATCAATAGATAACATTTATCATCTTCAATTCTAATTTCTTTCTCGGGTGTGCGTTTGTGGTTCCATCAGTATTTGGAGGAATATACTGCCGAACAGAGATCTTCAAATGGCCAGAGTGGGACAGTTCCCACGACAAGTGATGGAGCCTAAATCCCAAtgacacatagccgaccatggtctcccgaccttctccagacctgCAATGGTCTGTAGTTGGTTGTAAGCAAGGTCATCATTAATAGTGGTCGACGAGGATGCCTACTAGTTGTCTGGTGGCACAGCCAATCATATcatatgtattttcaaaaaCGAAGTCATAAAAGTCATATTCTACTAGGATGCGATCAGGCGAGCGCGCGAACTGGTGCTAAAATAGTTAGCTACTGCTTACCTAGGGCCGACCTTGTTGTTTTGGTGGGCGGGGGTCGGGCATTTAAATTCACAAGACGAAATCAACCCGTTTTTTTATCTGACAACACCTGGAATAAGAT comes from Branchiostoma floridae strain S238N-H82 chromosome 2, Bfl_VNyyK, whole genome shotgun sequence and encodes:
- the LOC118409976 gene encoding trypsin-3-like, which translates into the protein MRVFVFLALVCYAAAQQCGRSYYAPKQYVDRIIGGTEANPGSWPWMVSLQDNGFPFCGGTLINREWVLSAAHCRINARRLIVIAGDHNLATNEGTEQAIRAERVIAHPDYNPHTLDNDIMLIKLSTPATINSRVSPACLPGQGQHVSDGTRVTITGWGNTLTSGSNYPNELYQVTVPTIATSTCNAADSYAGEVTNNMFCAGFMNGGKDSCQGDSGGPVVNSGTVYGVVSWGYGCAQEGYPGVYVKVANYVNWINGYVSGQSTFGNGNGRP
- the LOC118409975 gene encoding orexin receptor type 2-like; this encodes MAPSFNLSTEEIERLRQSVLYTYSEPTGIVLLFLNVVVFLIGLVANVSVLLAIFRRSPMDRVANAFMVNLCVCDLLVITLCVPVNAGMEVYRSYVYGPVMCKILPYVQAVSVCTSVLTLTAVSLDRYLVICSPLRAMSVSPSLRIKIVIPCLWVASMLIMLPLAIFSEVTEQTFEFGIHVVFCREMWPGAEWKKAYDVTLFVILFVLPFSIMALAYTKIGKTLWHGAAALYGRSADSTASRNNDVIVTKILMHRRRAVKVFTALTVIFAFSWLPYFLLIIWFDFYEETRRESALTAAVVHPFLLCLGLSNSAMNAVCFLILGNNNCCAGKYRDQLSQLSGTRKSTGTLPSQTRGEKLDFDYEVLEMEETRAVR